The DNA sequence AAGCGCATCACTGTGTTTTCACCGTTGCCAAGCCACGAGCTGGAGCATGCGCTGCACGCGGGTGAGAGCTCCGTGCGCATGTTCACACTGGTCGGCGGGCTGACGGGCGCAGCGACGGGTTTCGCGTTCCCGACGTGGGCGTCGATGGACTGGCCGCTGGTCACGGGCGGAAAGCCGATAATCTCGGGTCCGGCCTGGGTGATCATCGCGTTCGAGCTGACGATCCTCTTCGGCGCGCTGTCGACGGTGGCGGGCCTCTTCATCAACGCGCGGCTGCCGCAGCGGCGCATCATGCAGGTCTACGATCCGAG is a window from the Longimicrobiales bacterium genome containing:
- a CDS encoding DUF3341 domain-containing protein codes for the protein MSAVNSYGTLGVYDALDSATATIERLRAAGMKRITVFSPLPSHELEHALHAGESSVRMFTLVGGLTGAATGFAFPTWASMDWPLVTGGKPIISGPAWVIIAFELTILFGALSTVAGLFINARLPQRRIMQVYDPSFSSDRFGILVMPPSGREAEVRDIMRDNGAAEIREQVQEVKVGDL